The Asterias amurensis chromosome 21, ASM3211899v1 genome has a segment encoding these proteins:
- the LOC139953336 gene encoding uncharacterized protein, which produces MADHTNTLLQCSLKIRHGRKWKTRWCELTKLSPVSDQIVLKFYKGQDQLLSGKELRREQIVISAENFCGVESCIRHPKNPFVLTIVCINQIVLLSFACHSDLLDWFYKTHNTLGSVTTIKCKINIPNGSRLRAGPGLLYFHDNHFAITDDVPSQLIGGWSLANLTRYGLIDEGFAFEVRSDKDGGAFVVLTEQGETLKSHFDAATYSSSNRWSHVSSTVSIHEELIPRRRNFSEEVRHLISGVRKDDNTSDGAGNGHGGSQAGNSCTVQARSAASLEQCSHRNNTCNNRNQTMSHLHRNDSLGRNVEMVELDHSGLAMSHVGYGGGSSSGSSVETIFNNCDSLRSPKKTTPIREQNYEIMASFNHLREHEDTSNGNDPHMGELHEACSICHGGRKPHGVDSDKEENEYVNLPPPKNKKLKPQGSANGLMQLSEDRPEASKSRTPKFSSNAAHARTMSLPLNEDYLLMKYNENGNSKPGTSKASKGRSLSVHPSMERSDSLPPPFDNLVPASTLHGMLQELPDAEKASNEQGNVIPVPFQHGDLVKPVGPIAMLRLNSISSSSNESVSSACDSLLDARTSRGASFSRPRQSSIGSTCQRAFCKRQSHSQDERSSSPPLLASTISSRSSDPDFQSRLLSQRDEDPEAFIYVRKGSVERRPESRRPESPISSAPSVTSYITRRRQSLQRAEGSIDDPKVSLPEDKSIDSYTRRKRCNTDPSLSFSAVTDGTVWSRDPNDDEDDTDGYLIMKPVYEEKLKRFQARKFSSPVLQGVPQSPLHSNDKPPFVQAKLKRSATVSGEVSSLSPRPNHRTMSLRERPARGTGTPPRDRKSSMSFMERFMRKRGNSAGVVKVDSSRPRHKHNYASIDPGDVVRQSRRASAQPRMQNPSSSTEVDILDDPDFNESVSNFIQENPPSLDQDGYLASTSAPSSMQFNQIEASKNIKPNRRQDGGIHFTADVDTVVFSQDRKTKSSDEYLNL; this is translated from the exons ATGGCCGACCACACCAACACGTTGCTCCAGTGCTCGCTCAAAATTCGACACGGCCGAAAG TGGAAAACACGGTGGTGTGAGCTGACGAAACTAAGCCCAGTATCCG ATCAAATTGTATTGAAGTTctacaaaggccaagaccaactGTTATCAGGCAAGGAGCTACGTAGGGAGCAAATTGTCATCTCGGCAGAGAACTTTTGCGGGGTGGAGTCGTGCATCCGGCATCCCAAGAACCCGTTTGTGCTGACCATCGTATGCATTAATCAGATTGTGCTGCTGTCGTTTGCTTGTCATTCTGACCTTCTGGACTGGTTTTACAAGACACATAATACACTAGGAAGCG TGACGACGATCAAATGCAAGATTAACATCCCAAACGGCAGTCGTCTACGAGCAGGCCCTGGCCTCTTGTACTTCCATGACAACCACTTTGCAATCACGGATGACGTGCCGTCACAACTTATCGGCGGTTGGAGTCTAGCTAACCTAACGAGATACGGTCTGATCGACGAAGGATTTGCATTTGAAGTCCGATCAGATAAAG ATGGTGGTGCCTTCGTGGTGCTCACAGAGCAGGGTGAAACGCTTAAGTCTCACTTTGATGCCGCTACCTACAGCAGTTCCAACAGGTGGTCCCACGTATCTAGCACAG TTTCCATTCATGAGGAACTCATTCCAAGGAGGCGCAACTTCTCAGAAGAAGTTCGTCACCTCATCAGTGGTGTTCGGAAAGATGACAACACATCAGACGGTGCTGGGAATGGACATGGTGGATCCCAGGCAGGGAATAGTTGTACGGTACAGGCCAGGAGTGCCGCGTCACTGGAACAATGTTCACATCGGAATAATACATGCAATAACCGTAACCAGACTATGTCACATCTCCACAGAAATGACTCATTGGGACGCAACGTTGAAATGGTAGAGTTGGATCACTCGGGGTTAGCCATGTCCCATGTTGGTTATGGTGGAGGCAGTAGCAGCGGCAGCAGTGTGGAAACGATATTTAATAACTGCGACAGTCTACGGTCTCCGAAGAAAACAACGCCGATCCGTGAGCAGAACTATGAGATCATGGCCTCATTTAATCATCTAAGAGAACATGAGGATACCTCCAATGGAAATGATCCTCACATGGGAGAGTTGCATGAGGCATGCTCCATTTGCCATGGAGGCAGAAAACCCCACGGGGTGGACAGCGATAAAGAAGAGAATGAATATGTGAATCTGCCACCTCCTAAAAACAAGAAGTTGAAGCCACAGGGTTCAGCTAATGGTTTAATGCAATTGTCCGAGGACAGACCGGAAGCATCCAAGAGTCGGACGCCCAAATTTTCCAGTAACGCCGCACACGCGCGGACAATGAGCTTGCCACTTAATGAAGATTATCTACTTATGAAATATAACGAGAATGGAAACTCTAAGCCAGGAACAAGCAAGGCAAGTAAAGGCAGAAGCCTGTCAGTACATCCCTCCATGGAGCGTTCAGACTCCCTTCCCCCACCGTTTGACAATCTTGTCCCCGCTAGTACCCTCCACGGTATGCTGCAGGAACTACCCGATGCAGAGAAAGCATCAAATGAACAAGGGAATGTTATCCCGGTTCCATTCCAACACGGAGACCTTGTGAAGCCTGTCGGACCCATTGCTATGCTGAGACTGAATAGTATTTCGAGTAGTAGTAATGAGTCAGTCAGCTCAGCTTGTGACTCGTTACTCGACGCTAGAACAAGCCGTGGTGCATCGTTCAGCCGGCCTCGACAATCCTCGATAGGGTCGACTTGCCAAAGGGCTTTCTGTAAGAGACAATCCCACAGTCAAGATGAGCGTTCCTCGTCCCCGCCTCTTCTTGCATCCACCATCTCATCTCGAAGTTCAGATCCTGACTTTCAAAGTAGGTTGTTGAGCCAGAGGGATGAGGACCCAGAGGCTTTTATTTATGTGAGGAAGGGATCTGTGGAGAGAAGACCAGAGAGCAGGCGACCAGAGAGTCCCATATCCAGTGCACCGTCCGTCACGTCTTACATCACCCGTAGGAGACAGTCACTTCAAAGGGCAGAAGGTTCAATAG ATGATCCCAAAGTGAGTTTACCAGAAGACAAAAGTATTGACAGCTACACAAGGCGTAAGCGTTGCAACACGGATCCTTCCCTGTCATTCAGTGCCGTGACAGACGGGACAGTGTGGAGTCGCGACCCaaatgatgatgaagatgacaCTGACGGATACCTCATCATGAAACCAGTTTATGAGGAGAAACTCAAGCGGTTTCAAGCCAGGAAGTTCTCCAGCCCTGTACTCCAGGGAGTCCCCCAGAGCCCTCTCCATTCCAACGATAAACCACCCTTCGTCCAGGCCAAGTTGAAACGTTCCGCAACGGTCAGCGGAGAGGTGAGCTCGCTATCACCCCGCCCAAATCACAGGACGATGAGTCTCCGGGAACGCCCTGCCCGAGGCACAGGAACCCCACCCAGGGATCGTAAGAGCAGCATGAGCTTCATGGAGAGGTTTATGCGCAAACGAGGAAACTCGGCGGGTGTGGTTAAGGTGGACTCGTCACGCCCCCGCCACAAACATAACTACGCAAGTATTGATCCCGGGGACGTCGTTAGGCAGTCTCGACGAGCCAGCGCCCAGCCAAGGATGCAAAATCCCAGCTCTTCGACAGAGGTGGATATCCTTGACGACCCCGATTTCAACGAAAGCGTGAGTAACTTCATCCAAGAGAATCCACCTTCTTTGGATCAGGATGGGTATCTCGCTTCTACTTCTGCCCCGAGCAGCATGCAGTTCAACCAAATAGAAGCTAGCAAGAACATCAAGCCCAACAGGAGGCAGGATGGGGGTATCCACTTCACTGCGGACGTGGACACCGTTGTGTTCAGTCAGGACAGGAAGACAAAGAGTTCAGATGAGTACCTGAATCTTTGA
- the LOC139953372 gene encoding lactadherin-like — translation MISNVLVENRQLFNCWYEVDLGMSAVVSGVITQGGLYYYRVTRYKVSYKKLPSLDFEDILDRKGGFGKVFEGNIEDSRFPITNMFEECIVATIVRVVPVAYKHGVALRLELLGCYNEVE, via the exons ATGATTTCAAACGTTCTCGTTGAAAACAGGCAATTGTTTAATTGCTGGTATGAGGTTGATctgggtatgagtgcagtggtGTCTGGTGTCATCACGCAGGGAGGTTTGTACTACTACCGTGTTACTCGATACAAAGTGAGTTATAAGAAGCTACCATCTTTAGACTTTGAAGACATTCTAGATCGCAAAGGAGGATTCGGAAAG GTTTTCGAAGGCAACATTGAGGATTCTAGGTTCCCAATCACCAATATGTTTGAAGAGTGCATCGTGGCTACCATAGTTCGTGTTGTGCCTGTAGCGTACAAGCATGGCGTTGCCCTGCGGCTGGAGTTACTTGGATGTTACAATGAAGTTGAATAG